A portion of the Chondrinema litorale genome contains these proteins:
- a CDS encoding DUF2911 domain-containing protein, producing the protein MKRSKLLFTLTVFVFSAITTNLFAQMQRPAPSPAASVSQVVGFTKITIDYSSPAVKGRKVFGELEPYGKTWRAGANGATTINFSTGVKIGDQTLRPGTYSIFITPQESGPWTVHFNKDAKAVFAYMADGKIDEAALAKDDAVAVKVEPAVLDHSMERLMYMISAEDNKTAKVIMVWDKTMISVDVDTMVDDTLKSIEGIFK; encoded by the coding sequence ATGAAAAGATCAAAACTACTTTTTACATTAACAGTATTTGTTTTTTCAGCTATTACTACAAATCTTTTTGCACAAATGCAGAGACCTGCTCCAAGTCCGGCAGCAAGTGTGTCTCAAGTAGTAGGCTTTACAAAAATCACTATCGATTACTCTTCACCGGCAGTAAAAGGCAGAAAAGTTTTTGGTGAACTTGAGCCATATGGTAAAACATGGAGAGCAGGAGCAAATGGAGCAACAACAATCAATTTTAGCACTGGTGTAAAAATTGGAGATCAGACTTTAAGACCAGGAACTTATTCAATATTTATTACTCCACAAGAAAGCGGACCTTGGACTGTTCATTTTAACAAAGATGCTAAGGCTGTTTTTGCTTATATGGCAGATGGTAAAATTGATGAAGCGGCTTTAGCAAAAGATGATGCTGTTGCTGTAAAAGTTGAGCCTGCAGTACTTGATCATTCAATGGAAAGATTAATGTACATGATTTCTGCTGAAGATAACAAAACTGCTAAAGTTATTATGGTTTGGGACAAAACGATGATTTCAGTAGATGTTGATACAATGGTAGACGACACACTTAAAAGTATAGAAGGCATTTTTAAATAA
- a CDS encoding SAM hydrolase/SAM-dependent halogenase family protein yields the protein MLTFLSDFGLYEHYVAVVKAKILSVLPQQPIIDISHQVQLGNIVQAAYLLKSIYSELPEGSVHLVAVGSAYNNSHLLIEYKKQYFIGPDNGIFSLCFENEEDVTCYQIGNDLPDSFPVKNIYSDVALSLLKGENIKYPECDDYQRKITREPVCYQAEITGHVVYVEQNGNLITNIDKAFFLEKTEGKKYSIRFEYEKFNELSTGYNDAEYGDCIVFFNSNDLLEIAINHGNASQLLGMKYDSPINIVLND from the coding sequence ATGCTTACTTTTTTATCTGATTTTGGGTTGTATGAGCACTATGTAGCTGTTGTTAAAGCAAAGATTTTATCTGTGCTTCCTCAACAACCTATTATCGATATTTCTCACCAAGTACAACTGGGTAATATTGTACAGGCAGCCTATTTATTAAAATCCATTTATTCAGAATTACCCGAAGGTAGTGTTCATTTGGTAGCTGTTGGAAGTGCCTATAATAACAGCCATTTATTGATAGAATATAAAAAGCAGTATTTTATTGGTCCTGATAATGGCATATTTAGTTTATGCTTTGAAAATGAAGAGGATGTTACTTGTTACCAGATTGGTAACGACCTACCCGATAGTTTTCCTGTTAAGAATATTTATTCTGATGTAGCTTTATCTCTGCTAAAGGGAGAGAATATTAAATATCCTGAATGTGATGACTACCAAAGAAAAATAACCCGTGAACCAGTTTGTTATCAAGCAGAAATAACTGGGCATGTTGTTTATGTAGAGCAAAACGGAAATCTTATAACCAATATTGATAAAGCTTTCTTTTTAGAAAAAACTGAAGGTAAAAAGTATTCTATCCGCTTTGAATACGAAAAGTTTAATGAGCTATCAACAGGTTATAATGATGCTGAATATGGTGATTGTATAGTGTTTTTTAATAGCAACGATTTATTAGAAATAGCTATAAACCACGGAAATGCCTCTCAACTTTTAGGAATGAAATACGATAGCCCCATAAATATTGTGCTAAACGACTAG
- a CDS encoding DUF885 domain-containing protein: MKRNIKIIIVVALVSIVSWVINLIWYKPFSIDLFFERMFVEFGLRNPELLTDSHVLENYGFYNHNRELNNISLEYRQESFTKMTRAFEMLRSYKRTKLDKHQLLSYDILDFYLEKIIFKQQFAQHEIPLNHINGIHAQIPLHLIESQFISDLKDAENYLSRISKIREKIYQSIQNIMIKSEDDKPPRFVFDYIVQQIDCFLVTDIEKNLIYQDFKNKLEKANLINENARTELLYELKLEIGDNVYPAFHELKLKMEVEREHVSEDAGIWRYVDGDTYYYTLLTESLTIDTSMFDMEIWAMGEVERLHGKVADIIEFEEKEVTDNSVTEMLNLFSDKYLTENTGIKHPSDTLNKMLNSLFEQNGVSHLQNTINVKENLPFFNNYQISQYYPASLDNYRKASLLVSDKLLKHLPAYMLKGLIISEVFPGHHFQKELITNSESLPNIRKQIEFNAFAEGWKYYVLENAESLQLTSNKLEKLGCLQWQLLFASAAVVDLKIHQNTFSREEAISFMLEVTGLPKQIIIAVVDKTIVMPAKAPAFLVGFQAYQQLNDFLLDKTGNKKDRFLQSCNIINDKGAVPARMFSEVKKELSLVFTKADDKIVAEKELVEE; this comes from the coding sequence ATGAAGAGAAATATTAAAATAATAATTGTAGTAGCTCTTGTAAGTATAGTAAGCTGGGTAATTAATTTAATCTGGTATAAGCCATTTTCTATTGATTTATTTTTTGAGAGAATGTTTGTTGAATTTGGGTTGAGAAATCCCGAATTGCTTACAGACTCTCATGTTTTAGAAAATTATGGTTTTTATAATCATAACAGAGAGCTTAATAATATTTCATTAGAGTACAGGCAAGAGAGTTTTACCAAAATGACTAGGGCATTTGAAATGCTAAGAAGTTATAAAAGAACTAAGCTCGATAAGCATCAATTACTCTCTTACGATATATTAGATTTTTATCTTGAAAAAATCATATTTAAACAGCAGTTTGCTCAGCACGAAATTCCTTTAAATCACATAAATGGAATTCATGCACAAATTCCTTTGCACCTTATTGAGTCTCAGTTTATTAGTGATTTAAAAGATGCAGAAAATTATCTTTCCAGAATATCTAAAATTAGGGAAAAAATTTACCAGTCTATTCAGAATATAATGATCAAATCTGAAGATGATAAACCTCCAAGGTTTGTATTTGATTATATCGTTCAGCAAATAGATTGTTTTTTGGTTACAGATATAGAAAAAAACCTCATTTATCAGGATTTTAAAAACAAGCTTGAGAAGGCGAACCTTATAAATGAAAATGCCCGAACAGAATTACTTTACGAATTAAAGCTTGAAATAGGAGACAATGTATATCCTGCTTTTCATGAGTTAAAACTCAAAATGGAAGTAGAAAGAGAGCATGTGAGTGAAGACGCTGGCATTTGGAGATATGTAGACGGAGATACTTATTATTACACTTTGCTTACAGAAAGTCTCACGATTGATACTTCTATGTTTGATATGGAGATTTGGGCAATGGGAGAAGTTGAAAGATTACATGGAAAAGTTGCAGATATAATTGAGTTTGAAGAGAAAGAGGTTACTGATAATAGTGTAACCGAAATGCTAAATTTATTTTCTGATAAGTATTTAACAGAAAATACTGGTATTAAACATCCTTCAGATACTTTAAATAAAATGCTAAATTCACTATTTGAACAAAATGGTGTTTCACATTTACAGAATACTATTAATGTAAAGGAGAATTTACCTTTTTTTAATAATTATCAAATTTCGCAGTATTATCCTGCAAGTTTGGACAATTACCGAAAAGCATCATTGCTTGTAAGTGATAAACTATTAAAACACTTGCCTGCTTACATGCTAAAAGGTTTGATAATAAGTGAAGTCTTTCCTGGACATCATTTTCAGAAAGAGCTTATAACCAACTCTGAAAGTTTACCGAACATTAGAAAGCAAATAGAGTTTAATGCATTTGCAGAAGGATGGAAGTATTATGTATTAGAAAATGCAGAATCATTACAACTTACTAGTAATAAACTAGAAAAACTTGGATGTTTACAATGGCAATTGTTATTTGCATCTGCGGCTGTAGTTGATTTAAAAATACATCAGAATACTTTTTCTAGAGAAGAAGCTATTAGCTTTATGTTAGAAGTTACAGGTTTGCCCAAGCAAATAATTATAGCAGTTGTTGATAAAACTATAGTTATGCCAGCAAAAGCTCCCGCTTTTTTAGTTGGCTTTCAGGCGTATCAACAATTAAATGATTTTTTACTAGACAAAACTGGAAACAAAAAAGATCGATTTCTACAAAGTTGTAACATAATTAATGATAAGGGAGCAGTTCCTGCAAGGATGTTTTCAGAGGTGAAGAAAGAGTTATCTTTAGTGTTTACAAAAGCTGATGACAAAATAGTAGCAGAAAAAGAACTTGTAGAAGAATAG
- a CDS encoding PIG-L family deacetylase, which translates to MKIPVKELQQSSSINLKLLLYKLKLPSLNLLVVLLAITLFNSNAFAQAGPERQLTASEIKLALKKVQVLGSVLYMAAHPDDENTRMITYMANERGVRTAYLSLTRGDGGQNLIGKEVREQMGLIRTQELLAARRTDGGEQFFSRANDFGFSKHPDETLQIWDKEKVLGDAVWVIRNFQPDVIITRFSPYRDGKTHGHHTTSAKIALEAFTVAADKEKYKDQLKYTSPWQAERIAWNTSSWFFRDNKDYDISKLLTVDLGVYNPLLGKSYGEIAAESRTMHKSQGFGSAKSRGGSIEYLEHLAGDSATVDILEDIDLTWNRVPGSEKLSALLKKADTEFDVLKPENSVPVLLEAYKEIEKLPQDNHYVKLKKKELEDLIIQCSGIWIDAGSQTYMVSPGDSLYVEARLVKRAESVEVKIKEVDFQFDKQEADSLLPENKLVEYKGALVVPKDLPYSQPYWLVEKPEKGMFVVNDQKLIGKPENGAEINTYVTLEFVDGVNIKVETPVMYRRVDPVDGEVYRPLAIVPPVTNTITEQVFIYANNQAKPVNVVLKASKADVSGKLKLDLPTGWESEPAFYDFKLDKKFEEQNYTFMVKPIVESAEGTVKAVSIIDGKEYGLGLKVIDYPHIPVQTLLPEAEAKLVKINISKTGNRIGYVMGAGDAVPEALRQIGFEVDLLEDKDFVPTTLAQYDAIIMGVRAYNTVDRLKFHQSKLMDYVENGGNLIVQYNTSRRLLLDDLGPYKLKVSNDRVTVEEAEVKILKPNSEILNFPNKITKEDFDGWVQERGLYFPNEWDDKYEAILSMHDPGEDVKNGSLLATKYGKGTYIYTGLSFFRELPAGVPGAYRLLVNLIAYGKSEEMNLKQETGQEK; encoded by the coding sequence ATGAAAATACCAGTTAAAGAATTGCAACAAAGTAGTTCAATCAATTTAAAATTATTACTGTATAAACTAAAACTACCATCATTAAACTTATTGGTTGTTTTATTAGCTATCACTTTATTTAATAGTAATGCCTTTGCTCAGGCTGGCCCTGAAAGACAACTTACCGCATCTGAAATTAAGCTGGCTCTTAAGAAAGTTCAGGTTTTAGGTAGTGTGTTGTATATGGCAGCCCATCCAGATGATGAAAATACCCGAATGATCACTTATATGGCTAATGAGAGAGGTGTCCGTACAGCTTACCTTTCTTTAACAAGAGGTGATGGAGGACAAAACCTTATTGGTAAAGAAGTGAGAGAGCAAATGGGTTTAATAAGGACTCAGGAATTGCTTGCTGCTAGAAGAACCGATGGAGGAGAGCAGTTTTTCTCAAGGGCAAATGATTTTGGATTTTCTAAACATCCAGATGAAACTCTTCAAATCTGGGATAAAGAAAAAGTGCTTGGCGATGCAGTTTGGGTAATTAGAAATTTTCAGCCAGATGTAATTATTACTCGCTTTTCACCCTACAGAGATGGTAAAACACATGGCCATCATACAACTTCTGCAAAAATTGCATTAGAAGCATTTACTGTGGCAGCCGATAAAGAGAAATATAAAGATCAATTAAAGTATACTTCTCCTTGGCAAGCTGAGAGAATAGCATGGAATACTTCAAGTTGGTTTTTTAGAGATAACAAGGATTACGATATTTCTAAATTACTTACTGTTGATTTAGGTGTTTACAATCCTCTGTTAGGAAAATCTTATGGAGAAATAGCAGCCGAGAGTAGAACAATGCATAAAAGTCAGGGTTTTGGTTCTGCAAAATCTAGAGGAGGGAGCATAGAATATTTAGAGCATTTGGCAGGAGATAGTGCAACGGTAGATATTCTGGAAGATATTGATCTTACTTGGAATAGAGTTCCCGGTAGCGAAAAGCTAAGCGCATTATTGAAAAAAGCAGATACTGAGTTTGACGTGTTAAAGCCTGAAAATTCAGTTCCTGTTTTACTTGAAGCTTATAAAGAAATTGAAAAACTGCCTCAGGATAATCATTATGTGAAATTAAAGAAAAAAGAACTTGAAGACTTAATTATTCAATGTTCGGGAATCTGGATAGATGCTGGCAGTCAAACTTATATGGTGAGTCCTGGTGATAGTTTATATGTAGAGGCGAGGTTAGTTAAAAGAGCAGAAAGTGTTGAAGTGAAGATAAAAGAAGTTGATTTTCAATTTGACAAACAAGAAGCTGACAGTTTGTTGCCAGAAAATAAATTGGTAGAATATAAAGGTGCATTAGTAGTGCCGAAAGATTTGCCATATTCACAACCATATTGGTTAGTAGAAAAACCAGAAAAGGGAATGTTTGTGGTGAACGATCAAAAGTTAATTGGCAAGCCAGAAAATGGAGCAGAGATTAATACTTATGTAACTCTTGAGTTTGTTGATGGAGTTAATATTAAGGTAGAAACACCTGTAATGTATAGAAGAGTAGACCCCGTTGATGGCGAAGTTTATAGACCTTTGGCTATTGTTCCGCCAGTTACCAATACTATTACAGAACAGGTTTTTATCTATGCAAACAATCAGGCAAAACCTGTAAATGTGGTATTAAAAGCTAGTAAAGCTGATGTTTCGGGTAAACTCAAACTCGATTTGCCAACTGGTTGGGAATCTGAACCTGCTTTTTATGATTTTAAACTCGACAAAAAGTTTGAAGAGCAGAATTATACTTTTATGGTGAAGCCGATAGTAGAATCTGCAGAAGGTACAGTAAAAGCAGTATCGATAATTGATGGTAAAGAGTATGGCTTAGGTTTAAAAGTAATTGACTACCCACATATACCTGTTCAAACTTTATTACCTGAAGCAGAAGCCAAATTGGTTAAAATCAATATTAGTAAAACAGGTAACAGAATCGGTTATGTAATGGGAGCGGGGGATGCAGTTCCTGAAGCACTAAGACAAATAGGTTTCGAAGTAGATTTATTAGAAGACAAAGATTTTGTACCTACTACACTCGCTCAATACGATGCTATAATTATGGGTGTAAGAGCTTATAATACTGTGGATAGGTTAAAGTTTCATCAGTCGAAATTGATGGATTATGTTGAAAATGGAGGCAATCTAATAGTTCAATATAATACTTCAAGACGATTATTATTAGATGACCTTGGCCCATATAAACTAAAGGTTTCTAATGATAGAGTAACAGTTGAAGAAGCAGAAGTTAAAATATTAAAACCGAATAGTGAGATATTAAACTTTCCGAATAAGATTACTAAAGAAGATTTTGACGGTTGGGTGCAGGAAAGAGGTTTGTATTTCCCGAATGAGTGGGATGATAAATATGAAGCAATTTTATCAATGCACGATCCGGGTGAGGATGTTAAAAATGGAAGTTTGTTAGCAACTAAATATGGCAAAGGAACTTACATTTATACTGGTTTATCATTCTTTAGGGAGTTGCCTGCTGGGGTTCCCGGAGCTTATAGGCTTTTGGTAAACTTGATTGCATATGGCAAAAGTGAAGAGATGAATTTGAAACAAGAAACTGGTCAAGAAAAATGA